The following are from one region of the Silene latifolia isolate original U9 population chromosome 9, ASM4854445v1, whole genome shotgun sequence genome:
- the LOC141599453 gene encoding brefeldin A-inhibited guanine nucleotide-exchange protein 1-like isoform X1: protein MSAPAPPPLGGTTVVGRVLGPYLDTIIKNVAWRKHTHLVASCKSTLDKLATLPTSLDYLSLSAASTADNSAVSAAEMIVSPLLLALDTAAPKIVDAALSAVFRLLSLNLLHFSLSSDGGKSVISQLFDSVCKSAGVGDEAIEFCVLKTLLAAVRSPRVRFDGEYLNYVVKVCYNVYLGGKSGTNQICAKAVLAQIVLIVFSRVELDTVRVNRFKIVSVSELLEFTDRNLSEGNSVQLVQSSINEVMQSNEGFNEEIEQSSDNLEGDSENVDGTDELTAKMEEKSEEEEEVEEKESRLREDGFILFKNLCKLSMKFSSQDQPDDQVLLRGRILSLELLKVVMDNGGPVWCSNERFMNIIKQFLCLSLLKNSALSVMTIFQLLCSIFVSLLLKFRSGLKAEIGIFFPMLILRVLENILQPSFIQKMTVFNVLEKITQDPQLIVDIFVNYDCDLDAPNIYERTVNGLLKTALGPPSGSTTNLSPVQDLTFRVESVKCLVRIIKSMGSWMDQQLNIGDASLAKKSQTIYGSVDIHANLNVEEGMMAENDMHSESNSELLDAITLEQRQAYKLEIQKCISLFNRKPSKGIDFIIKTKKVIGSPEAVASFLKNTVGLNPTAVGDYLGERDDFALKVMHAYVDGFNFEKKDFGEAIRYFLQGFKLPGEAQKIDRIMEKFAERYCKCNPHSFKSADTAYILAYSVILLNTDAHNSMVKDKMTKADFIRNSSGIDDGKDLPEEYLSALYDQIVKSEITMNGENSQPQSKQVNGLNRLFGLDSILNLVMGKQAEEKPYGANGPLKNNIQEHFKSISGKSESVLYAVSDVSILRFMTEVCWGPMLAAFSMTLDRSDDKLATSECLQGFRYSVHVTAVLGMETQRDAFVTSLAKFTYLHCAVDMKQKNINAIKTIMTIAIEDGNFLQDAWEHILTCLSRFEHLQLLGEGAPADASFLSISSGEAELKSLKSSDLASLKKKGALHNPAVAAVVRGGSYDSNAHGVNSPKLVTPDQVNNFILNLHLLDQIGSFELNHIFAHSQRLNSEAIVSFVRALCKVSMSELQSPTDPRVFSLTKIVEIAHYNMNRIRLVWSRIWNVLSDFFVSVGLSENLSVAIFVMDSLRQLAMKFLEREELANYNFQNEFLRPFPIVMQKSNSTEIRELVVRCISQMVLSRVSNVKSGWKSVFMVFTTAAGDDRKSVVLLAFETMEKIVREYFLYITETESTVFTDCVRCLITFTNSKLNSDVSFNAIAFLRFCAVKLAEGGLFSNDDSQYAISYDMHSSEEFFNGHALANKDENFSFWMPLLIGLSKLTSDPRSEIRKSALEVLFNILKDHGSLFSRPFWNVIFKFVVFPIFNSHDDKDDSGMDVDQSVQSSRDSSFQGSAWDSETTPVAVDGLVDLFVTCFSVVRSQLPSAVAIFMDFIKNSGHAPAKTGISALVRLTNELGTTLSEDDWKGIFMALKDAASSTIPGFLKLLRTMDNLEIPDGAKSYNGFETSSEHEQSSNDLDDDSLQVAALVIPRTKSHISVLLVIIQVVSDLFKAHHNDLSTANIKILVEILSMISSHANQLNSETGLILKLQQACNILELSEPPVVHFENESFQNYLNFLDDLLLERGSNSEDIDLEDQIFGVCENILKTYLECAGTLSGKQNPPDQQMAQWVLPLPSSKRDELAARTPLLLSGLRTLINFQKESIKKYISRLLPLLIDLIGSEYSSGEVSLVLSDMFQTCLAPVLVES from the exons ATGTCAGCCCCAGCTCCTCCACCTCTGGGCGGCACCACCGTCGTCGGCCGCGTCCTCGGCCCATACCTCGACACCATCATAAAAAACGTAGCATGGCGTAAACACACTCACCTCGTCGCCTCCTGTAAATCCACCTTAGACAAGCTCGCAACTCTTCCTACCTCCCTCGACTACCTTTCTCTCTCCGCCGCGTCAACCGCCGACAATTCGGCAGTTTCCGCGGCGGAGATGATTGTCTCTCCTCTCCTCCTCGCCCTCGACACTGCCGCGCCCAAGATCGTCGACGCCGCACTCTCCGCCGTGTTCCGACTCCTCTCGCTTAATCTCCTCCACTTTTCTCTATCTTCCGACGGGGGTAAATCCGTCATTTCGCAGTTGTTTGACTCTGTGTGTAAGTCTGCTGGCGTAGGTGATGAAGCGATCGAGTTTTGCGTATTGAAGACGCTTCTCGCCGCGGTTCGATCGCCTAGGGTTAGGTTTGATGGTGAGTATTTGAATTATGTTGTGAAAGTTTGTTATAATGTTTATTTAGGTGGTAAAAGTGGGACTAATCAGATCTGTGCTAAGGCTGTTTTAGCTCAGATTGTGTTGATTGTGTTTTCTAGGGTTGAGCTGGATACTGTGAGGGTTAATAGGTTTAAGATTGTGTCGGTTTCGGAGTTGTTGGAGTTTACTGACCGGAATTTGAGTGAAGGGAATTCTGTTCAGCTTGTTCAGAGTTCGATTAATGAGGTTATGCAGTCTAATGAGGGATTTAATGAAGAGATTGAACAAAGTTCCGATAATTTAGAGGGTGATAGTGAGAATGTGGATGGGACTGATGAATTGACGGCGAAAATGGAGGAGAAGagtgaagaagaggaagaagtggAGGAGAAAGAGAGTAGGTTAAGAGAGGATGGATTTATATTGTTTAAGAACTTGTGTAAGTTGTCTATGAAGTTCTCGTCGCAAGACCAGCCTGATGATCAAGTTCTTTTGAGAGGGAGAATTTTGTCCTTGGAGTTGCTTAAGGTGGTCATGGATAACGGTGGCCCCGTTTGGTGTTCGAATGAAAG GTTTATGAATATCATCAAACAGTTTCTCTGTTTGTCATTATTAAAGAACAGTGCATTGTCAGTGATGACTATTTTCCAGCTTCTGTGTTCCATTTTTGTGAGCTTGTTGCTGAAGTTCAGATCAGGATTGAAAGCTGAGATAGGAATTTTTTTCCCAATGCTCATATTACGTGTCTTGGAGAATATTCTTCAGCCTAGTTTTATCCAAAAAATGACTGTCTTCAACGTACTTGAGAAGATAACCCAAGATCCGCAACTAATTGTTGATATTTTTGTCAATTACGATTGTGATCTTGATGCTCCAAACATTTATGAGAG GACTGTTAATGGCCTTTTGAAGACTGCTCTTGGTCCACCATCTGGTTCCACTACAAATTTATCTCCAGTACAGGATCTCACTTTTCGCGTTGAATCAGTGAAGTGTCTTGTTAGAATTATCAAGTCAATgggatcttggatggatcaacaACTGAATATTGGAGATGCCTCTTTAGCCAAAAAATCTCAAACTATCTATGGTTCAGTAGACATACATGCTAATCTAAATGTAGAGGAGGGAATGATGGCTGAAAATGACATGCATTCTGAATCAAATTCCGAGTTATTGGATGCTATTACACTTGAGCAACGCCAAGCTTACAAACTTGAAATACAG AAATGTATTTCACTATTTAATAGGAAACCTTCGAAAGGTATTGATTTTATAATCAAGACCAAGAAAGTTATCGGATCTCCTGAAGCAGTGGCCTCTTTTCTAAAGAATACTGTTGGCTTGAATCCAACAGCTGTTGGGGATTACTTGGGTGAACGAGATGACTTCGCATTAAAAGTTATGCATGCTTATGTCGATGGATTCAATTTTGAGAAAAAGGATTTTGGTGAAGCAATTAGATATTTCCTTCAGGGTTTCAAATTACCTGGAGAAGCTCAGAAGATAGATCGAATTATGGAAAAATTTGCCGAGCGCTACTGCAAATGCAATCCTCACTCATTTAAAAGTGCAGATACAGCTTACATCCTCGCATATTCTGTGATACTGCTCAACACAGATGCTCACAACAGTATGGTCAAAGATAAG ATGACCAAAGCTGATTTTATTCGAAACAGTAGCGGAATTGATGATGGGAAGGACTTACCTGAAGAGTATCTCAGTGCTCTATATGATCAGATTGTGAAGAGTGAAATTACAATGAATGGTGAAAATTCTCAACCACAAAGCAAGCAGGTCAATGGACTCAACCGATTATTTGGTTTGGACAGTATATTGAATCTGGTCATGGGAAAGCAGGCAGAAGAGAAGCCCTACGGTGCAAATGGGCCTCTTAAAAATAATATCCAAGAGCATTTTAAGTCAATATCGGGAAAATCTGA ATCTGTTTTATATGCTGTCTCTGATGTATCAATATTGAGGTTTATGACGGAAGTTTGTTGGGGTCCAATGTTGGCTGCATTTAGTATGACACTTGACCGGAGTGATGACAAGTTAGCTACGTCAGAATGCTTGCAAGGCTTCCGATATTCTGTACATGTAACAGCAGTTCTTGGTATGGAAACACAGAGAGATGCTTTTGTGACTTCTTTGGCCAAATTTACTTACCTCCATTGCGCGGTAGATATGAAGCAAAAAAATATCAATGCTATTAAG ACTATTATGACAATTGCCATTGAAGATGGAAATTTTCTCCAAGATGCGTGGGAGCACATCTTAACTTGTTTGTCCAGATTTGAACATCTACAACTTCTAGGGGAGGGTGCTCCTGCTGATGCATCCTTTCTAAGCATCTCTAGTGGTGAAGCTGAACTGAAATCACTTAAGTCAAGTGACCTAGCTTCTTTAAAGAAGAAAGGGGCACTTCATAACCCAGCTGTCGCTGCTGTTGTTCGAGGTGGGTCTTATGATAGCAATGCACATGGTGTTAACTCCCCCAAATTGGTAACTCCAGATCAAGTCAATAACTTCATTTTAAATCTGCACTTGCTTGATCAAATTGGAAGCTTTGAGTTGAATCACATATTTGCTCATAGCCAAAGGTTGAACAGTGAGGCAATAGTGTCTTTTGTGAGAGCTCTTTGCAAAGTTTCAATGTCTGAGTTGCAGTCTCCAACTGATCCTCGTGTGTTCAGCCTCACAAAAATTGTCGAAATTGC GCATTATAATATGAATCGCATCAGGCTAGTTTGGTCACGCATCTGGAACGTTCTCTCAGATTTCTTCGTGTCTGTTGGTCTGTCAGAAAATCTTTCGGTGGCAATTTTTGTAATGGATTCATTGCGACAGCTTGCTATGAAATTTCTTGAGCGGGAGGAATTGGCAAATTATAATTTCCAAAACGAATTCTTGAGGCCATTTCCCATTGTAATGCAAAAGAGCAACTCCACAGAAATTAGAGAACTAGTAGTCCGCTGCATTTCCCAGATGGTTCTCAGTCGTGTCAGTAATGTGAAATCTGGATGGAAAAGTGTATTTATG GTTTTCACAACAGCTGCTGGCGACGATCGGAAGAGTGTAGTATTGTTGGCCTTTGAGACAATGGAAAAGATTGTTCGAGAATATTTCCTGTACATAACTGAGACTGAATCTACAGTTTTCACTGATTGCGTTAGATGCCTGATCACCTTCACAAATAGCAAATTGAATAGTGATGTCAGCTTCAATGCCATTGCCTTTCTGCGTTTCTGCGCTGTTAAACTAGCAGAAGGGGGACTGTTTTCCAACGATGATAGCCAGTATGCCATTTCATATGATATGCACAGCAGCGAGGAGTTTTTCAATGGACATGCACTTGCTAATAAGGATGAGAATTTCTCCTTTTGGATGCCTTTGCTCATAG GTTTATCAAAGTTGACATCTGATCCAAGGTCCGAAATCCGAAAGAGTGCTTTGGAAGTGCTTTTCAACATCCTTAAGGATCATGGAAGCCTCTTTTCACGGCCCTTCTGGAATGTTATTTTCAAGTTTGTTGTTTTCCCAATATTTAACAGCCATGATGACAAGGATGACAGTGGGATGGATGTTGACCAGTCAGTACAATCTTCTAGAGACTCGTCTTTTCAGGGAAGTGCATGGGATTCTGAAACTACTCCAGTTGCCGTAGACGGCCTTGTTGATCTGTTTGTTACTTGCTTCAGTGTGGTGAGGTCTCAGTTGCCTAGTGCAGTAGCGATATTTATGGATTTCATTAAGAATTCAGGTCATGCGCCTGCGAAGACTGGAATAAGTGCATTGGTACGTTTGACCAATGAATTAGGCACCACACTGTCGGAAGACGATTGGAAAGGCATTTTTATGGCCTTAAAAGATGCTGCAAGCTCCACTATACCAGGATTTCTGAAGCTATTGAGAACTATGGATAACTTGGAAATCCCTGATGGCGCAAAATCTTATAATGGTTTTGAAACATCTTCTGAGCATGAACAATCCAGCAACGATCTGGATGATGACAGCCTGCAGGTTGCAGCATTGGTCATCCCTAGAACGAAAAGTCATATTTCTGTTCTGCTGGTTATCATACAG GTTGTATCTGATCTTTTCAAAGCGCATCACAATGATCTTTCAACAGCTAATATCAAGATCCTCGTTGAAATACTTTCCATGATTTCATCACATGCCAATCAACTGAACTCTGAAACTGGCTTAATCCTGAAGCTTCAACAAGCATGCAATATCTTGGAACTCTCTGAGCCACCTGTGGTTCATTTTGAAAACGAGTCATTCCAGAATTACTTAAACTTTCTCGATGATTTATTGTTGGAAAGAGGATCCAACTCAGAAGACATTGACCTGGAAGACCAAatttttggtgtttgtgaaaataTATTAAAAACATACCTGGAGTGTGCTGGGACCCTCTCAGGCAAGCAGAACCCTCCCGACCAGCAAATGGCACAATGGGTCCTCCCGTTGCCTTCATCTAAAAGAGATGAACTGGCTGCAAGAACTCCTTTGCTTTTGTCAGGATTAAGAACCTTGATAAATTTCCAGAAAGAGTCAATTAAAAAGTACATTTCGCGATTACTTCCCTTACTGATTGATCTTATCGGAAGTGAATACAGCTCAGGTGAAGTTTCACTTGTTTTGAGTGACATGTTTCAAACATGTTTAGCCCCTGTACTTGTTGAGTCATGA
- the LOC141599453 gene encoding brefeldin A-inhibited guanine nucleotide-exchange protein 1-like isoform X2, translating into MLQTFMRDTCRTVNGLLKTALGPPSGSTTNLSPVQDLTFRVESVKCLVRIIKSMGSWMDQQLNIGDASLAKKSQTIYGSVDIHANLNVEEGMMAENDMHSESNSELLDAITLEQRQAYKLEIQKCISLFNRKPSKGIDFIIKTKKVIGSPEAVASFLKNTVGLNPTAVGDYLGERDDFALKVMHAYVDGFNFEKKDFGEAIRYFLQGFKLPGEAQKIDRIMEKFAERYCKCNPHSFKSADTAYILAYSVILLNTDAHNSMVKDKMTKADFIRNSSGIDDGKDLPEEYLSALYDQIVKSEITMNGENSQPQSKQVNGLNRLFGLDSILNLVMGKQAEEKPYGANGPLKNNIQEHFKSISGKSESVLYAVSDVSILRFMTEVCWGPMLAAFSMTLDRSDDKLATSECLQGFRYSVHVTAVLGMETQRDAFVTSLAKFTYLHCAVDMKQKNINAIKTIMTIAIEDGNFLQDAWEHILTCLSRFEHLQLLGEGAPADASFLSISSGEAELKSLKSSDLASLKKKGALHNPAVAAVVRGGSYDSNAHGVNSPKLVTPDQVNNFILNLHLLDQIGSFELNHIFAHSQRLNSEAIVSFVRALCKVSMSELQSPTDPRVFSLTKIVEIAHYNMNRIRLVWSRIWNVLSDFFVSVGLSENLSVAIFVMDSLRQLAMKFLEREELANYNFQNEFLRPFPIVMQKSNSTEIRELVVRCISQMVLSRVSNVKSGWKSVFMVFTTAAGDDRKSVVLLAFETMEKIVREYFLYITETESTVFTDCVRCLITFTNSKLNSDVSFNAIAFLRFCAVKLAEGGLFSNDDSQYAISYDMHSSEEFFNGHALANKDENFSFWMPLLIGLSKLTSDPRSEIRKSALEVLFNILKDHGSLFSRPFWNVIFKFVVFPIFNSHDDKDDSGMDVDQSVQSSRDSSFQGSAWDSETTPVAVDGLVDLFVTCFSVVRSQLPSAVAIFMDFIKNSGHAPAKTGISALVRLTNELGTTLSEDDWKGIFMALKDAASSTIPGFLKLLRTMDNLEIPDGAKSYNGFETSSEHEQSSNDLDDDSLQVAALVIPRTKSHISVLLVIIQVVSDLFKAHHNDLSTANIKILVEILSMISSHANQLNSETGLILKLQQACNILELSEPPVVHFENESFQNYLNFLDDLLLERGSNSEDIDLEDQIFGVCENILKTYLECAGTLSGKQNPPDQQMAQWVLPLPSSKRDELAARTPLLLSGLRTLINFQKESIKKYISRLLPLLIDLIGSEYSSGEVSLVLSDMFQTCLAPVLVES; encoded by the exons ATGCTCCAAACATTTATGAGAG ATACTTGCAGGACTGTTAATGGCCTTTTGAAGACTGCTCTTGGTCCACCATCTGGTTCCACTACAAATTTATCTCCAGTACAGGATCTCACTTTTCGCGTTGAATCAGTGAAGTGTCTTGTTAGAATTATCAAGTCAATgggatcttggatggatcaacaACTGAATATTGGAGATGCCTCTTTAGCCAAAAAATCTCAAACTATCTATGGTTCAGTAGACATACATGCTAATCTAAATGTAGAGGAGGGAATGATGGCTGAAAATGACATGCATTCTGAATCAAATTCCGAGTTATTGGATGCTATTACACTTGAGCAACGCCAAGCTTACAAACTTGAAATACAG AAATGTATTTCACTATTTAATAGGAAACCTTCGAAAGGTATTGATTTTATAATCAAGACCAAGAAAGTTATCGGATCTCCTGAAGCAGTGGCCTCTTTTCTAAAGAATACTGTTGGCTTGAATCCAACAGCTGTTGGGGATTACTTGGGTGAACGAGATGACTTCGCATTAAAAGTTATGCATGCTTATGTCGATGGATTCAATTTTGAGAAAAAGGATTTTGGTGAAGCAATTAGATATTTCCTTCAGGGTTTCAAATTACCTGGAGAAGCTCAGAAGATAGATCGAATTATGGAAAAATTTGCCGAGCGCTACTGCAAATGCAATCCTCACTCATTTAAAAGTGCAGATACAGCTTACATCCTCGCATATTCTGTGATACTGCTCAACACAGATGCTCACAACAGTATGGTCAAAGATAAG ATGACCAAAGCTGATTTTATTCGAAACAGTAGCGGAATTGATGATGGGAAGGACTTACCTGAAGAGTATCTCAGTGCTCTATATGATCAGATTGTGAAGAGTGAAATTACAATGAATGGTGAAAATTCTCAACCACAAAGCAAGCAGGTCAATGGACTCAACCGATTATTTGGTTTGGACAGTATATTGAATCTGGTCATGGGAAAGCAGGCAGAAGAGAAGCCCTACGGTGCAAATGGGCCTCTTAAAAATAATATCCAAGAGCATTTTAAGTCAATATCGGGAAAATCTGA ATCTGTTTTATATGCTGTCTCTGATGTATCAATATTGAGGTTTATGACGGAAGTTTGTTGGGGTCCAATGTTGGCTGCATTTAGTATGACACTTGACCGGAGTGATGACAAGTTAGCTACGTCAGAATGCTTGCAAGGCTTCCGATATTCTGTACATGTAACAGCAGTTCTTGGTATGGAAACACAGAGAGATGCTTTTGTGACTTCTTTGGCCAAATTTACTTACCTCCATTGCGCGGTAGATATGAAGCAAAAAAATATCAATGCTATTAAG ACTATTATGACAATTGCCATTGAAGATGGAAATTTTCTCCAAGATGCGTGGGAGCACATCTTAACTTGTTTGTCCAGATTTGAACATCTACAACTTCTAGGGGAGGGTGCTCCTGCTGATGCATCCTTTCTAAGCATCTCTAGTGGTGAAGCTGAACTGAAATCACTTAAGTCAAGTGACCTAGCTTCTTTAAAGAAGAAAGGGGCACTTCATAACCCAGCTGTCGCTGCTGTTGTTCGAGGTGGGTCTTATGATAGCAATGCACATGGTGTTAACTCCCCCAAATTGGTAACTCCAGATCAAGTCAATAACTTCATTTTAAATCTGCACTTGCTTGATCAAATTGGAAGCTTTGAGTTGAATCACATATTTGCTCATAGCCAAAGGTTGAACAGTGAGGCAATAGTGTCTTTTGTGAGAGCTCTTTGCAAAGTTTCAATGTCTGAGTTGCAGTCTCCAACTGATCCTCGTGTGTTCAGCCTCACAAAAATTGTCGAAATTGC GCATTATAATATGAATCGCATCAGGCTAGTTTGGTCACGCATCTGGAACGTTCTCTCAGATTTCTTCGTGTCTGTTGGTCTGTCAGAAAATCTTTCGGTGGCAATTTTTGTAATGGATTCATTGCGACAGCTTGCTATGAAATTTCTTGAGCGGGAGGAATTGGCAAATTATAATTTCCAAAACGAATTCTTGAGGCCATTTCCCATTGTAATGCAAAAGAGCAACTCCACAGAAATTAGAGAACTAGTAGTCCGCTGCATTTCCCAGATGGTTCTCAGTCGTGTCAGTAATGTGAAATCTGGATGGAAAAGTGTATTTATG GTTTTCACAACAGCTGCTGGCGACGATCGGAAGAGTGTAGTATTGTTGGCCTTTGAGACAATGGAAAAGATTGTTCGAGAATATTTCCTGTACATAACTGAGACTGAATCTACAGTTTTCACTGATTGCGTTAGATGCCTGATCACCTTCACAAATAGCAAATTGAATAGTGATGTCAGCTTCAATGCCATTGCCTTTCTGCGTTTCTGCGCTGTTAAACTAGCAGAAGGGGGACTGTTTTCCAACGATGATAGCCAGTATGCCATTTCATATGATATGCACAGCAGCGAGGAGTTTTTCAATGGACATGCACTTGCTAATAAGGATGAGAATTTCTCCTTTTGGATGCCTTTGCTCATAG GTTTATCAAAGTTGACATCTGATCCAAGGTCCGAAATCCGAAAGAGTGCTTTGGAAGTGCTTTTCAACATCCTTAAGGATCATGGAAGCCTCTTTTCACGGCCCTTCTGGAATGTTATTTTCAAGTTTGTTGTTTTCCCAATATTTAACAGCCATGATGACAAGGATGACAGTGGGATGGATGTTGACCAGTCAGTACAATCTTCTAGAGACTCGTCTTTTCAGGGAAGTGCATGGGATTCTGAAACTACTCCAGTTGCCGTAGACGGCCTTGTTGATCTGTTTGTTACTTGCTTCAGTGTGGTGAGGTCTCAGTTGCCTAGTGCAGTAGCGATATTTATGGATTTCATTAAGAATTCAGGTCATGCGCCTGCGAAGACTGGAATAAGTGCATTGGTACGTTTGACCAATGAATTAGGCACCACACTGTCGGAAGACGATTGGAAAGGCATTTTTATGGCCTTAAAAGATGCTGCAAGCTCCACTATACCAGGATTTCTGAAGCTATTGAGAACTATGGATAACTTGGAAATCCCTGATGGCGCAAAATCTTATAATGGTTTTGAAACATCTTCTGAGCATGAACAATCCAGCAACGATCTGGATGATGACAGCCTGCAGGTTGCAGCATTGGTCATCCCTAGAACGAAAAGTCATATTTCTGTTCTGCTGGTTATCATACAG GTTGTATCTGATCTTTTCAAAGCGCATCACAATGATCTTTCAACAGCTAATATCAAGATCCTCGTTGAAATACTTTCCATGATTTCATCACATGCCAATCAACTGAACTCTGAAACTGGCTTAATCCTGAAGCTTCAACAAGCATGCAATATCTTGGAACTCTCTGAGCCACCTGTGGTTCATTTTGAAAACGAGTCATTCCAGAATTACTTAAACTTTCTCGATGATTTATTGTTGGAAAGAGGATCCAACTCAGAAGACATTGACCTGGAAGACCAAatttttggtgtttgtgaaaataTATTAAAAACATACCTGGAGTGTGCTGGGACCCTCTCAGGCAAGCAGAACCCTCCCGACCAGCAAATGGCACAATGGGTCCTCCCGTTGCCTTCATCTAAAAGAGATGAACTGGCTGCAAGAACTCCTTTGCTTTTGTCAGGATTAAGAACCTTGATAAATTTCCAGAAAGAGTCAATTAAAAAGTACATTTCGCGATTACTTCCCTTACTGATTGATCTTATCGGAAGTGAATACAGCTCAGGTGAAGTTTCACTTGTTTTGAGTGACATGTTTCAAACATGTTTAGCCCCTGTACTTGTTGAGTCATGA
- the LOC141600780 gene encoding uncharacterized protein LOC141600780 translates to MVVTGKKFGNKMSNPNNSEVDQSISDNHSDIITLAPLVSEAIRNNKINNEEDSIQYFKKMGNCNPKTYDGKLDPVELENWIRSLDKLFDAIQCPEKWRVEFTVYYLVGQADLWWETVKERKNEEGFDWTQFKKLMRSKFYPPSLRKEKEEEFNKLKQESMSVMLYATKFMELSRFAPHMMATEELKMDRFEREFGWNLRDRDAKLKDQAQLEEGCVMNSQEVESSDNVITGMDWLAKNHVILNFHEKSLTIMRPDGEKMFFRNDKAYKGVRIISFLKALKLIRQGCNGYLCDISKPSKLEPNITNIPVVKEFSDVFPEEISGIPPYREVEFTIELVPGSTPISKAPYRMAPAELKELKKQLDELLEKGYIKPSTLPWGAPVLFVKKKDGSLRLCIGYRELNKITIKNKYPIPRIDDLFYQLQGCVVFSKIDLRCGYHQMRIQTEDTAKTTFRTRYVHYEFMVMHFGLTNAPAVFMDLMNRVFKSYLDKFVIIFIDDILVYSKNEEDHAQHLRIVLETLRENQLFATFKKCAFWLKKINFLGHVVSSKGIQVDPENIETIMSWPVIKNVAEVR, encoded by the exons ATGGTTGTTACTGGGAAAAAGTTTGGAAATAA GATGTCAAACCCTAATAATTCAGAAGTTGATCAATCAATATCTGATAATCATTCGGATATCATAACTCTTGCCCCCTTAGTAAGCGAAGCTATAAGGAACAACAAAATTAATAATGAGGAAGATAGTATTCAATATTTTAAGAAAATGGGAAATTGTAATCCAAAAACTTACGATGGGAAATTGGATCCAGTGGaacttgaaaactggataagaagTCTTGATAAACTTTTTGATGCTATACAATGCCCTGAAAAATGGAGGGTGGAATTCACAGTATATTACTTAGTAGGGCAAGCTGACTTATGGTGGGAAACagtgaaagaaaggaaaaatgagGAAGGATTTGATTGGACTCAATTTAAGAAACTTATGAGATCAAAGTTTTATCCTCCCTCACTTAGGAAggaaaaagaggaagaatttaATAAATTGAAACAAGAGTCAATGTCAGTCATGTTATATGCCACCAAATTCATGGAGTTGTCCCGATTTGCCCCACATATGATGGCAACAGAAGAATTAAAAATGGATCGCTTTGAAAGAGAATTTGGTTGGAATCTTCGTGACAG GGACGCCAAGCTCAAAGACCAGGCCCAACTCGAGGAAGGATGTGTAATGAATTCCCAGGAGGTGGAATCCTCTGACAACGTGATTACGG GAATGGATTGGCTTGCAAAGAATCACGTGATATTAAATTTTCACGAAAAGTCATTAACAATTATGAGGCCAGATGGAGAGAAAATGTTTTTCCGAAATGACAAAGCTTATAAAGGAGTTAGAATAATATCCTTCTTAAAGGCACTAAAATTAATACGACAAGGTTGCAACGGTTACCTATGTGACATTTCTAAACCTTCAAAACTTGAGCCAAATATAACTAACATACCAGTGGTTAAGGAATTCTCAGATGTGTTTCCTGAAGAAATTTCGGGAATACCCCCATACCGAGAAGTGGAGTTCACTATTGAATTGGTGCCTGGAAGTACACCGATTTCAAAAGCCCCTTATAGGATGGCTCCCGCAGAACTGAAAGAATTAAAGAAACAACTAGATGAGTTGTTAGAAAAAGGATATATAAAACCCAGTACCTTACCTTGGGGAGCACCCGTGCTATTTGTCAAAAAGAAGGATGgaagcttgaggttgtgtataggcTATAGAGAACTTAACAAAATCACTATAAAGAATAAGTATCCTATACCTCGTATAGATGACCTTTTTTATCAGTTACAAGGTTGTGTTGTTTTCTCGAAAATTGATCTTCGTTGCGGATATCACCAAATGAGAATACAAACCGAAGATACTGCTAAAACAACTTTTAGAACAAGATATGTACATTATGAGTTTATGGTAATGCATTTTGGACTCACTAATGCTCCTGCAGTTTTCATGGACCTTATGAACAGAGTATTCAAATCTTACTTGGAcaaatttgttattatttttattgacGATATCCTTGTATACTCTAAGAATGAGGAAGATCATGCTCAACACCTAAGAATAGTTTTGGAAACCTTAAGAGAAAATCAATTATTCGCCACGTTTAAGAAATGTGCATTTTGGTTAAAGAAAATAAACTTCTTAGGCCATGTTGTCTCAAGTAAAGGAATACAGGTAGACCCTGAAAATATTGAGACCATTATGAGTTGGCCGGTGATTAAAAATGTGGCCGAAGTACGTTAG